The Papaver somniferum cultivar HN1 chromosome 3, ASM357369v1, whole genome shotgun sequence genome includes a region encoding these proteins:
- the LOC113358232 gene encoding protein PELOTA 1-like, which produces MKILRRDVTLNGPGSVKMTPEEADDLWTAYNLVAKRDTVLSTTVRKVIRDNATGGRDSERMKLKLEIRVESVDYDKEGSVLRIRGKNILENEHVKIGSYHTLEIELHRPFVVRKVLWDSMAVDILKQASDPGASADLAVALMQEGLAHICLIGRSVTTTPSRIEASIPRKHGPAIAGYETALNKFFENVLQSFLKNVDFNVVRCAVIASPGFTKDQFHKYLLLESERRQLRPIIENKSRILLVHTTSGFKHSLKEVLDAPNVMNMIKDTKAAQEVRALKEFFNMLSNDPDRACYGPKHVEVAHERMAVQTLLITDDLFRNSNTATRQQYVELVNSVKDSGGNAFIFSSMHVSGEQLAQLTGIAAILRFPLPDLEDIEM; this is translated from the exons ATGAAGATACTTCGCAGGGATGTCACCTTAAATGGTCCTGGAAGTGTTAAG ATGACTCCAGAGGAAGCAGATGATTTGTGGACTGCTTACAATTTGGTTGCTAAGAGAGACACTGTTTTATCTACTACAGTCAG GAAAGTTATAAGAGATAACGCCACTGGGGGAAGGGATTCCGAGCGTATGAAGCTCAAGCTGGAAATTAGAGTTGAG TCTGTGGATTATGACAAAGAAGGGTCAGTCCTGCGCATACGTGGAAAGAATATATTGGAGAATGAACATGTGAAG ATTGGGTCCTACCATACTCTAGAAATCGAGCTTCATCGACCTTTTGTCGTAAGAAAG GTTTTATGGGACTCAATGGCAGTAGATATACTCAAGCAAGCCTCTG ATCCTGGTGCAAGTGCCGACCTAGCTGTGGCTTTGATGCAAGAAGGATTAGCACACATATGCCTTATAGGCAGAAG TGTGACAACAACTCCTTCACGGATAGAAGCTTCTATACCCCGCAAGCATGGTCCAGCTATTGCTGGTTATGAGACG GCTTTGAATAAGTTCTTCGAGAATGTTTTACAG AGTTTCCTTAAGAATGTCGATTTTAATGTTGTTCGGTGTGCTGTTATTGCAAGTCCGGGTTTCACCAAG GATCAATTCCATAAATACTTGCTTTTGGAGTCTGAAAGAAGACAGTTAAGGCCAATCATTGAAAATAAATCGCGTATACTTCTTGTGCACACGACCTCCGGATTCAA GCATAGTTTAAAGGAGGTTCTTGATGCCCCAAATGTCATGAATATGATTAAGGATACAAAAGCAGCACAAGAG GTTCGTGCTCTCAAGGAATTCTTCAACATGCTTTCAAAT GATCCGGATCGAGCTTGCTATGGTCCGAAGCATGTTGAGGTTGCGCACGAACGTATGGCTGTTCAGACTCTTCTAATTACTGATGATCTTTTCAG aaATTCGAATACAGCGACAAGGCAACAATATGTGGAATTGGTAAATTCGGTGAAGGATTCAGGAGGCAATGCTTTCATAttctcttcaatgcacgtgtctgGAGAGC AATTAGCACAATTGACGGGGATTGCGGCTATTCTACGTTTTCCTCTACCAGACCTGGAAGACATTGAGATGTGA
- the LOC113358233 gene encoding probable sodium/metabolite cotransporter BASS3, chloroplastic: MASISSVCLTKPILPQLQNSSLNSSKLSSRLIYHNNGYPKLKRKKRFTGPYAYCSTSSTSYMGGMGQEDSSSVGRRKSVSLNVTDDEEEDQVEEKKDSSQILSAMLPFIVAGTAVFALVHPPTFTWVSKEYYAPALGGIMLSIGIKLSIDDFALALKRPLPLSVGFMAQYLLKPVAGILIASACGVPPMFYSGFILTCCVAGAQLSSYASFLSKGDVALSILLTSSTTIASVIVTPLLTGLLIGSVVPVDPIAMSKSILQVVLVPITLGLVLNTYAKSVVKVIRPVMPFVAMICTSLCIGSPLAINRTQILSTQGLQLILPILIFHSVAFTVGYWVAKVPLFRQDEGVCRTISLCTGMQSSTLAGLLASQFLGSSHAVPPACSVVTMAIMGLCLASFWGNDYRIRDLPRFFLPQTGSTVEGLTN, translated from the exons ATGGCTTCAATTTCAAGTGTTTGTTTGACGAAGCCAATTCTTCCTCAATTACAAAATTCGTCATTGAATTCTTCAAAATTGAGTTCTAGACTTATTTACCACAACAATGGGTATCCGAAATTGAAGCGAAAGAAGAGATTTACTGGTCCATATGCATACTGTTCGACTTCCTCAACATCGTATATGGGCGGAATGGGACAAGAAGATTCATCGTCAGTTGGGAGAAGAAAGTCTGTATCTTTGAATGTtacagatgatgaagaagaagatcaagttgaagaaaagaaagattCTTCTCAGATTTTATCAGCAATGCttccttttattgttgctggtaccGCTGTTTTTGCTCTTGTTCATCCTCCTACTTTCACATG GGTATCAAAAGAGTATTACGCCCCAGCCCTTGGTGGAATCATGTTGTCAATTGGAATTAAACTATCTATCGATGATTTCGCTCTTGCACTCAAGAG ACCTTTACCTTTATCTGTTGGATTTATGGCGCAATATTTGCTGAAACCGGTCGCGGGTATACTGATTGCAAGTGCATGTGGAGTGCCCCCAATGTTCTATTCTGGTTTCATCCTTACCTGTTGTGTCGCTGGAGCTCAGCTTTCGAGTTATGCAAGCTTTTTGAGCAAAGGAGATGTGGCGTTGAGCATTCTTTTGACGAGCTCAACTACTATAGCTTCTGTCATTGTTACTCCTCTCCTTACTGGATTGCTTATTGGGTCTGTCGTTCCAGTTGATCCAATCGCAATGTCCAAGTCTATATTGCAG GTTGTGCTTGTTCCAATCACTCTTGGGCTTGTGCTTAACACTTATGCAAAATCAGTTGTTAAAGTAATTCGTCCAGTGATGCCTTTTGTTGCCATGATTTGTACTTCACTGTGTATAGGAAGCCCTCTGGCAATAAACCGAACTCAGATCTTGTCGACGCAGGGTCTCCAATTGATTCTACCCATACTGATTTTCCATTCAGTTGCTTTTACAGTTGGATACTGGGTAGCAAAAGTTCCATTATTCAG GCAAGATGAGGGAGTTTGTCGAACAATATCATTGTGTACTGGAATGCAAAGCTCAACTCTTGCAGGTCTTCTCGCTTCACAGTTCTTAGGTAGCAGCCATGCTGTCCCTCCTGCATGCTCGGTCGTAACCATGGCAATTATGGGTCTCTGTCTTGCTTCTTTCTGGGGAAATGATTACAGAATTAGAGACCTTCCACGGTTTTTCCTCCCACAAACTGGTTCCACTGTTGAAGGCTTAACGAACTAA